One genomic region from Nostoc sphaeroides encodes:
- a CDS encoding Gfo/Idh/MocA family protein, with amino-acid sequence MTNQIKIAVIGVGRWGVHLLRNFLAHPQVDVVAVVDPHPERLAAVKQQFKLDEDVVLTTQWEDLKKVPGLTGVAIATPATTHYALIKDALQQGYHVLAEKPLTLNPAECRELCQLAEQHHLILMVDHTYLFHPAVEQGKTVVQAGKLGDLRYGYATRTHLGPVRQDVDALWDLAIHDIAIFNAWLGQTPVKVQATGMVWLQGAGEQGSRGAEGKKDTNSPLSQGLADLVWLTLTYPDNFQAYIHLCWLNPDKQRRLGIVGSLGSLIFDEMSQSSPLTLLHGEFQQQGNQFIPVNQKQVVLELEPGEPLGRVCSCFVVSVLNNTPSEVSSGWVGTELVEILAALTVSLQQGGQPVFLNKDS; translated from the coding sequence ATGACAAACCAAATTAAAATTGCTGTTATCGGAGTTGGGCGTTGGGGAGTGCATCTGCTGCGGAATTTCTTAGCACATCCCCAAGTAGATGTAGTTGCTGTAGTAGATCCCCATCCAGAAAGATTAGCGGCGGTAAAGCAGCAATTTAAGTTAGATGAAGATGTAGTATTAACAACGCAGTGGGAAGATTTAAAGAAAGTGCCAGGATTGACAGGAGTGGCGATCGCAACTCCAGCTACCACCCACTATGCTTTAATTAAAGACGCTCTCCAACAGGGATATCATGTTTTAGCTGAAAAACCCCTAACTCTCAACCCAGCAGAATGCCGGGAACTTTGCCAGTTAGCAGAGCAGCATCATTTAATACTCATGGTTGACCACACTTATTTATTTCACCCAGCAGTTGAGCAAGGAAAAACTGTAGTACAAGCGGGTAAATTAGGAGATTTACGCTATGGCTACGCGACGCGCACCCATTTGGGGCCTGTCCGGCAAGATGTTGATGCACTGTGGGACTTAGCTATTCACGATATAGCTATCTTTAACGCATGGCTAGGTCAGACCCCTGTGAAAGTACAGGCAACGGGTATGGTGTGGCTACAGGGAGCAGGGGAGCAGGGGAGCAGGGGAGCAGAGGGCAAGAAAGATACAAATTCTCCTCTGTCTCAAGGTTTAGCTGACCTAGTATGGCTAACACTGACATATCCAGATAACTTTCAAGCTTATATTCATTTGTGCTGGCTGAATCCTGATAAGCAGCGACGGCTGGGAATTGTGGGCAGTCTTGGCAGTTTGATTTTTGATGAGATGTCGCAATCATCACCTCTCACCCTATTACATGGAGAGTTTCAACAGCAGGGCAATCAATTTATTCCTGTAAATCAAAAGCAGGTGGTGCTGGAATTAGAGCCAGGGGAACCATTGGGGCGAGTTTGCTCCTGCTTTGTTGTGTCTGTTCTCAACAATACTCCCTCTGAGGTTTCGTCTGGCTGGGTAGGCACTGAGTTAGTAGAAATTCTTGCTGCTTTAACAGTATCTCTTCAGCAAGGCGGCCAACCTGTTTTTCTTAACAAGGACTCTTAA